A single Cannabis sativa cultivar Pink pepper isolate KNU-18-1 chromosome 7, ASM2916894v1, whole genome shotgun sequence DNA region contains:
- the LOC115697365 gene encoding glycolate oxidase 1 isoform X1 has translation MEITNVTEYDAIAKQKLPKMVYDYYASGAEDQWTLQENRNAFSRILFRPRILIDVTKIDMSTTVLGFKISMPIMIAPTAMQKMAHPEGEYATARAASAAGTIMTLSSWATSSVEEVASTGPGIRFFQLYVYKDRNVVAQLVRRAERAGFKAIALTVDTPRLGRREADIKNRFTLPPFLTLKNFEGLDLGKMDESSDSGLASYVAGQIDRSLSWKDVQWLQTITSLPILVKGVITAEDTRIAIQAGAAGIIVSNHGARQLDYVPATITALEEVVKAAQGRIPVFLDGGVRRGTDVFKALALGASGIFIGRPVVFSLAAEGEAGVRKVLQMLRDEFELTMALSGCRSLKEITRNHIVTEWDSPRTAIAPRL, from the exons ATGGAGATCACTAATGTTACCGAGTATGACGCCATTGCAAAGCAGAAGTTGCCTAAGATGGTTTATGACTACTATGCATCCGGTGCTGAGGACCAGTGGACTCTTCAAGAGAACCGAAATGCTTTCTCAAGGATTTT GTTTCGCCCTCGCATCCTCATTGATGTAACCAAGATTGACATGAGCACAACTGTCTTGGGattcaaaatctcaatgccaATCATGATTGCTCCTACTGCTATGCAGAAGATGGCTCATCCTGAGG GGGAGTATGCAACAGCAAGAGCAGCATCAGCAGCTGGCACAATCATG ACTCTATCTTCATGGGCTACTTCCAGTGTTGAAGAAGTTGCTTCAACAGGACCTGGGATTCGGTTTTTCCAACTCTAT GTGTACAAGGACAGGAATGTTGTTGCACAACTTGTCAGAAGAGCCGAGAGAGCTGGTTTCAAGGCAATTGCCCTCACTGTGGACACTCCAAGACTTGGCCGCCGAGAGGCAGATATCAAGAACAG ATTCACTTTGCCACCATTTTTGACTCTGAAGAACTTTGAGGGTTTGGACCTTGGAAAAATGGATGAG AGTAGTGACTCTGGACTGGCTTCATATGTTGCTGGACAAATTGACAGGTCCCTCAGCTGGAAG GATGTTCAGTGGCTCCAGACTATTACCAGCCTGCCAATTCTAGTGAAGGGTGTCATCACTGCTGAAGACA CCAGGATAGCCATTCAAGCTGGAGCTGCTGGAATTATCGTCTCCAACCATGGAGCTCGTCAGTTGGATTATGTCCCTGCAACTATCACGGCTTTGGAAGAG GTTGTCAAAGCTGCACAAGGCCGAATTCCTGTTTTCCTTGATGGTGGTGTTCGGCGAGGAACAGATGTCTTCAAAGCATTGGCTCTTGGAGCTTCTGGAATATTT ATTGGAAGACCAGTTGTATTCTCACTGGCTGCTGAAGGAGAGGCTGGAGTGAGGAAAGTTCTTCAAATGCTTCGTGATGAGTTCGAGCTGACCATGGCGTTAAGTGGTTGCCGTTCGCTCAAGGAGATCACCCGCAACCACATCGTGACAGAATGGGACAGCCCTCGTACCGCTATTGCTCCTAGATTGTAA
- the LOC115697365 gene encoding glycolate oxidase 1 isoform X2 has protein sequence MTPLQSRSCLRWFMTTMHPVLRTSGLFKRTEMLSQGFCKFRPRILIDVTKIDMSTTVLGFKISMPIMIAPTAMQKMAHPEGEYATARAASAAGTIMTLSSWATSSVEEVASTGPGIRFFQLYVYKDRNVVAQLVRRAERAGFKAIALTVDTPRLGRREADIKNRFTLPPFLTLKNFEGLDLGKMDESSDSGLASYVAGQIDRSLSWKDVQWLQTITSLPILVKGVITAEDTRIAIQAGAAGIIVSNHGARQLDYVPATITALEEVVKAAQGRIPVFLDGGVRRGTDVFKALALGASGIFIGRPVVFSLAAEGEAGVRKVLQMLRDEFELTMALSGCRSLKEITRNHIVTEWDSPRTAIAPRL, from the exons ATGACGCCATTGCAAAGCAGAAGTTGCCTAAGATGGTTTATGACTACTATGCATCCGGTGCTGAGGACCAGTGGACTCTTCAAGAGAACCGAAATGCTTTCTCAAGGATTTTGTAA GTTTCGCCCTCGCATCCTCATTGATGTAACCAAGATTGACATGAGCACAACTGTCTTGGGattcaaaatctcaatgccaATCATGATTGCTCCTACTGCTATGCAGAAGATGGCTCATCCTGAGG GGGAGTATGCAACAGCAAGAGCAGCATCAGCAGCTGGCACAATCATG ACTCTATCTTCATGGGCTACTTCCAGTGTTGAAGAAGTTGCTTCAACAGGACCTGGGATTCGGTTTTTCCAACTCTAT GTGTACAAGGACAGGAATGTTGTTGCACAACTTGTCAGAAGAGCCGAGAGAGCTGGTTTCAAGGCAATTGCCCTCACTGTGGACACTCCAAGACTTGGCCGCCGAGAGGCAGATATCAAGAACAG ATTCACTTTGCCACCATTTTTGACTCTGAAGAACTTTGAGGGTTTGGACCTTGGAAAAATGGATGAG AGTAGTGACTCTGGACTGGCTTCATATGTTGCTGGACAAATTGACAGGTCCCTCAGCTGGAAG GATGTTCAGTGGCTCCAGACTATTACCAGCCTGCCAATTCTAGTGAAGGGTGTCATCACTGCTGAAGACA CCAGGATAGCCATTCAAGCTGGAGCTGCTGGAATTATCGTCTCCAACCATGGAGCTCGTCAGTTGGATTATGTCCCTGCAACTATCACGGCTTTGGAAGAG GTTGTCAAAGCTGCACAAGGCCGAATTCCTGTTTTCCTTGATGGTGGTGTTCGGCGAGGAACAGATGTCTTCAAAGCATTGGCTCTTGGAGCTTCTGGAATATTT ATTGGAAGACCAGTTGTATTCTCACTGGCTGCTGAAGGAGAGGCTGGAGTGAGGAAAGTTCTTCAAATGCTTCGTGATGAGTTCGAGCTGACCATGGCGTTAAGTGGTTGCCGTTCGCTCAAGGAGATCACCCGCAACCACATCGTGACAGAATGGGACAGCCCTCGTACCGCTATTGCTCCTAGATTGTAA
- the LOC133039784 gene encoding uncharacterized protein LOC133039784, protein MCFKMQLNIVKPKFSALYMVFIANCVHKTSRFTMLHMAGELAPTQVLNLIPGSALQMQRQLQWFKVIINIPLLLLLLFLLSYINRSSAIILEVETFAGQAIEYEDSNKQKPKDVFTENHSNLMINGETWMKETSQSCTIVGALIVTIMFTAAFTVPGGNNQDSGYPIFLNKILFKIFMSSDAISLFSSTTSVLMFLSILTSRYTEEDFLYSLPNKMIIGLCTLILSLLTMMIAFCATLSIMFQAQYWILVPVTSFASIPVLFFIWVQSRPLRQMIMSTYGPSIFDRNVKPWLYNNDG, encoded by the exons ATGTGTTTCAAAATGCAATTAAACATCGTGAAGCCAAAGTTTTCAGCCTTATATATGGTCTTCATTGCAAACTGTGTTCATAAGACCTCTAGATTCACCATGCTACATATGGCTGGAGAACTAGCACCTACACAAGTATTGAACCTTATTCCTGGATCAGCTTTACAAATGCAAAGACAATTACAATGGTTTAAGGTAATTATTAATATCcctttattgttattattgttgttcTTGTTATCTTACATTAATAGATCATCTGCTATTATACTT GAAGTTGAGACATTTGCAGGTCAAGCCATTGAATATGAAGATAGTAATAAACAAAAACCAAAAGATGTGTTTACAGAAAATCACTCTAACTTGATGATCAATGGAGAAACTTGGATGAAAGAGACATCACAATCATGTACAATTGTAGGTGCACTTATTGTTACAATTATGTTCACAGCTGCATTTACAGTTCCAGGTGGAAACAATCAAGACTCTGGCTatccaatatttttaaataaaatcttGTTCAAGATTTTTATGTCCTCAGATGCAATATCCCTCTTTTCTTCAACCACTTCAGTGTTAATGTTTCTTAGTATTCTTACCTCTCGCTACACAGAAGAAGATTTTTTATATTCCTTACCAAATAAAATGATCATAGGGTTATGTACTCTTATCCTATCCCTTTTAACCATGATGATAGCCTTTTGTGCTACCCTTTCTATCATGTTTCAAGCCCAATATTGGATTCTTGTACCGGTTACTTCCTTCGCTTCTATTccggttttattttttatatgggTTCAATCTCGTCCTTTACGTCAAATGATTATGTCTACTTATGGACCAAGTATTTTCGATAGGAACGTCAAGCCTTGGTTGTACAACAACGATGGCTAG